In Phycisphaerae bacterium, the genomic stretch ATCAGGTCGGGGAGGTCATTCTCTCGTTGTGCGAGAAGGAAAACGTTCTGCTCAACCACAACGAGCGGCAGCAACTGGTCAAAGAGATTCTTGATGAGACGTTCGGCCTGGGTCCGCTGGAGGTGCTGCTCAAGGATTCGAGCATCAGCGACATTCTGATCAACGGCCCGCGGCAGATTTACGTTGAGCGCAAGGGCGCGCTGGAGCTGACCGACGTTCAGTTTCGCGACAACGAGCATTTGCTGCACATTATCGACAAGATCGTCAGCGCGGTGGGGCGGCGATGCGACGAGGTGTGCCCGATGGTGGACGCCCGGTTGAAGGACGGATCGCGTGTCAACGCGATCATTCCGCCGCTGGCGCTTGACGGTCCGAGCGTATCGATCCGGCGGTTCGGAAACGACCCGATCACCTGGGACGACTACATCCGGTTCAAGTCGTGCGCGCCTGAGATGGTGGAGTTCCTCAAGGCTTGCGTGATCGCCCATTTGAACATCGTCATCATCGGCGGTACGGGCTCGGGAAAGACGACGCTGCTGAATAACATGTCGTCGTTCATTCCGCCGACGGACCGTATTGTAACGATCGAGGATGCGGCGGAACTGCGGTTGCGGCAGCCGCACGTGGTTCGGCTGGAGACCCGGCCGGCGAACATCGAGGGCAAGGGTCGGATCTCGATTCGCGACTTGCTGATCAACGCCTTGCGTATGCGGCCCGACCGGATCGTCGTGGGCGAGTGCCGCGGTGCGGAAACACTGGACATGTTGCAGGCGATGAACACCGGTCACGACGGGTCGCTGACCACTTTGCACGCCAACAGCACGCGCGACACGATGCAACGCGTGGAGACCATGGTCATGATGGCGGGTTTCGACCTGCCGGTGCGGGCGATTCGGCAGCAATTCGCGTCGGCGGTGGACCTGATCGTGCAGGCGCAGCGGTTGACCGGCGGTCCGAGGAAGATCGTGAGCGTCACGGAAGTCGTGGGCATGGAAGGCGACGTGGTGACCATGCAGGACATTTTTCAGTTCCAGCAGCTTGGCATCGATGAGCAGGGCAAGGCATACGGCCAGATCGTCTCGACAGGCATCCGGCCGAGTTTTCTGGACCGGCTCAAGTACGCCGGATGTGACGTGAGCCCGTCGCTGTTTGAGCGGCAGGTGTTGGTGAAGGATAAGGATGAATAAAGCTGATGGAGAGAAAGCCGCTTTGCCGGGCGGCGCGATCCGAGAGAACGGAACGGGGTGACCAGTGGAATCGTTGTCAGCTTTGTTGTTCTTGATTATGCCGCTTGCCGGAGCCACGCTTCTGGCATACGGCATCTTTCAGGTCGTGATGGACCTCCGGGGCGGGGAGCAGCGGAAAATGCTCGATCGCCTGAGCGGTGCGAAGTCCGTCGACCGCGAGCTGAAGGTGCGGGAATCGCTGCTTCGCAAGACCGCCGCCGAGACTCAGGGGAACTTCCTCGAGTCGCTGGTCGCAAAACTCCATCTGGTAAAGAAGCTGCAATCCGTTCTTGACCAGGCAGACCTTGGCTGGTCGGCATCGAAGGTGCTGGTGAATCTCGCGGGTGCCGCACTGGCCGTGGTGCTGGTCATGGTTCTGCTTCAGATCAGTCCGCTGGTGATCCTTCTGGTCAGCGTCGCCATCTTCGGACTTCCCATTCTGTACATGATCTGGCAGCGCAAGCGGCGCATCAGAAAACTGGTCGAGCAACTGCCCGAGGTGTTCGATCTCATGTGTCAGGCCCTGAAGGCCGGTCATTCGCTCGCCAGTGCGATCCAGTTGATCAGCCAGCAGATGCCTGATCCGGTCGCCGGCGAGTTTGCCCGCGTATTCCAGGAACAGAACCTCGGTCTGACCGTTGAAGACGCCCTGTTGAACATGACGAAGCGCGTGGACCAGATGGACGTGCGGTTTTT encodes the following:
- a CDS encoding CpaF family protein, yielding MFGKVRTPATPKIPPRTEKPEGGKTILGPRPPLSGTQPGGGVAVEDEPKPAPAVQPDKAKVRQADDDKLEKYYALKTRIHRKLVEQLDLNAIDNDDPTIRDQVGEVILSLCEKENVLLNHNERQQLVKEILDETFGLGPLEVLLKDSSISDILINGPRQIYVERKGALELTDVQFRDNEHLLHIIDKIVSAVGRRCDEVCPMVDARLKDGSRVNAIIPPLALDGPSVSIRRFGNDPITWDDYIRFKSCAPEMVEFLKACVIAHLNIVIIGGTGSGKTTLLNNMSSFIPPTDRIVTIEDAAELRLRQPHVVRLETRPANIEGKGRISIRDLLINALRMRPDRIVVGECRGAETLDMLQAMNTGHDGSLTTLHANSTRDTMQRVETMVMMAGFDLPVRAIRQQFASAVDLIVQAQRLTGGPRKIVSVTEVVGMEGDVVTMQDIFQFQQLGIDEQGKAYGQIVSTGIRPSFLDRLKYAGCDVSPSLFERQVLVKDKDE
- a CDS encoding type II secretion system F family protein; translation: MESLSALLFLIMPLAGATLLAYGIFQVVMDLRGGEQRKMLDRLSGAKSVDRELKVRESLLRKTAAETQGNFLESLVAKLHLVKKLQSVLDQADLGWSASKVLVNLAGAALAVVLVMVLLQISPLVILLVSVAIFGLPILYMIWQRKRRIRKLVEQLPEVFDLMCQALKAGHSLASAIQLISQQMPDPVAGEFARVFQEQNLGLTVEDALLNMTKRVDQMDVRFFVTAVLIQRQTGGDLAEVLEKIGKVIRDRIQLFGVVRALTAEGRLSGWVLLLLPVLVFFGMMVVNPGYAAELTDTDSGRKMLGIAIGMDLMGMAMIKKIVNIKV